GACTGACCAATTAAGCTCTTCCCGCACCGCGAGCCCGCAATGCGCTAAGGCGAAGATATTGGTCCAACGCTAGAAATGGTGAATTGGTGAATCTCTTGGCTAGTTAAAGGCAAACTAGTACTGCAAGTGCGCTAGAAAAGACATCAAAGGATGTTGCAACCAAGTTAGCCTACAAATTAGTTAATCTACTGGAAAATCTAAATGTAAGCCTTCTGAATAGTAGTTCAGTTTAGGAGGAGCGCATACTTAAAATTGGCGAAGTCCCAAAATCACCATGTAATTTCGTCATTCTCATCAGAATGCTCAAAATAAAACACGCCGATACCGATAGCGGTTTCACTTTCGTTACTTGTTGGGTCTTCACCATGCAATGTTTCGTATGCCATGAATAGATCGTCCACTGAGTCTGTGAATTCTACAAGTCGATCACGACTTATTCGGCGAATTCTCGAGATATCCTCATTCCTAACGTGTTTGGTCGCAGCTGTTCGTTGAGTCCAAGGCTCCCCAACAATATTCGGGTTCGTGTTATAGGCAATTGCAGATGCCATTGGGTATAGCCCATGAACCAAGCCCGTTATTAGTTTGTCCGTAGTTTCATGTGGAAGCACGTCACGTTTTACGGCTTCTAATAGTCCGTTTCCGTCTTCGACTATTGCCTTGACTCGCTTTAGTTCAGTGCGCATAGCCCCAGGTGGTATATCGCCACCGAATCGTCGAACAAGCCCTGTGAACGACGGTCCCGCGCCATCAAAGGGTAATTTCAATGGAGTGCCATTTGCCGACAAAAATTCAGGAGTCGAAAACCAGCGATGGAGAACCTCACTTAACGGGTTGGACTTCACTACTAAGTCCTCGTCACCAGACGATATCTTATCTCTGATCCGCCTCACTTCTTTGCGGGTAAGGCCTGTCATTACAGCTACTCGCGATATATTTGTCGGTCGACCTCTAAGTCCGTATTCGTTTGTTGAGACGTCAACAAATGCTGATTTTGCTATTTCAGCGAATTCTCTAAAGCCAATACCGTTTCGCAAAAGCATCTTTGCGATCGGCTTGAGCGCCACCAATAAGGCCCGGAGTACGTTTCTCTGTGCTGTTGCTTGCATGGTCGCGAAATATAGGAGCGCCAATTTTTTCGGTCAATGAAATTAGGCACTTGGGAAAAATGGCCCAAGTCTCCTCTCCATTTCGCAGGCGAAACCATTGATATTTCTAGCTGACTTGATAACTTTTAGGACTTGATTTTATTGAACATTTTTCCCATTTCCCCCCTTGCCAATTGTTAATTATTGATCAAACAGGATTTTTTCCAATTGGACCTCATCAAGTACAGTGATTTCTAAATTTTGCGCTTTTGTTAGTTTTGAACCAGCGTTATCGCCGGCAACCAGAAAGTCTGTCTTCTTGGACACGCTTCCACTCACTTTTCCGCCGAGTGCCATGATTTTCTCTTTGGCCTGTTCTCGGGTCATGGAAACGAGGGTTCCGGTCAAGACAAACGTTTTTCCGGCAAGAACACCGTCTTTCGGCAAAGTCTGGGGCTCAGATTCGGGCCAGACCAGGCCCAGGCGCAGCAATTCGTCGATAATCTCGCGATTGTGGGGCTCGGTGAAGAA
The DNA window shown above is from Woeseia oceani and carries:
- a CDS encoding DUF6502 family protein; this translates as MQATAQRNVLRALLVALKPIAKMLLRNGIGFREFAEIAKSAFVDVSTNEYGLRGRPTNISRVAVMTGLTRKEVRRIRDKISSGDEDLVVKSNPLSEVLHRWFSTPEFLSANGTPLKLPFDGAGPSFTGLVRRFGGDIPPGAMRTELKRVKAIVEDGNGLLEAVKRDVLPHETTDKLITGLVHGLYPMASAIAYNTNPNIVGEPWTQRTAATKHVRNEDISRIRRISRDRLVEFTDSVDDLFMAYETLHGEDPTSNESETAIGIGVFYFEHSDENDEITW